In the Kitasatospora terrestris genome, one interval contains:
- a CDS encoding MFS transporter: MIRRSARRRGRPGGRLVRAGHEAAGVAGVTAAPVAEQAVKSRWVVFLAYGLLAVATQALFVNYAPVTQDAARHFGVSVGEIGWLSQVFPLVYVLLAIPAGLALDRFLRPALVLGAVLTAAGAFLRLVADDFTWAFTGQVVAAVGQPFILNAIPGLAVGYLAERHRATGVAAASSATFAGMVVGYLLGACLPGEGNIRTLTFVTALVALDAGLCLVAALRLRPYAGHGSVPVTGGTGVNRSFRVAFGNRHVRRLCAVAVIPMGTFIALATFVQPLLAPAGVSEPTAGLVLALTMIAGVVGCAVVPVWADRRGREVEVMGAAIAVTAMACLHLALVPSALTAFVTLLGTGFMLLPALPIGLSLSERHAPGAESTAAGLIWMAGNLGGVVLATAVGLLVTRPALAFTALLGATLVALPALHWFRRLEHPVDPVG, encoded by the coding sequence ATGATCCGACGCAGTGCCCGCAGGCGCGGCCGGCCCGGCGGCCGTCTCGTGCGCGCCGGGCACGAGGCCGCAGGCGTGGCCGGGGTGACGGCCGCGCCGGTGGCGGAGCAGGCGGTGAAGAGCCGGTGGGTGGTCTTCCTCGCCTACGGGCTGCTGGCGGTCGCGACGCAGGCGCTGTTCGTGAACTACGCGCCGGTGACGCAGGACGCCGCGCGGCACTTCGGCGTTTCGGTGGGCGAGATCGGCTGGCTGTCCCAGGTCTTCCCGCTGGTCTACGTCCTGCTGGCGATCCCGGCCGGACTGGCGCTCGACCGGTTCCTGCGTCCGGCGCTCGTGCTGGGGGCGGTGCTGACCGCGGCCGGGGCGTTCCTGAGGCTGGTGGCCGACGACTTCACCTGGGCGTTCACCGGGCAGGTCGTCGCCGCGGTGGGGCAGCCGTTCATCCTGAACGCGATACCGGGTCTCGCCGTGGGCTACCTGGCGGAGAGGCACCGCGCCACTGGTGTCGCTGCCGCGTCCTCCGCGACGTTCGCCGGCATGGTCGTGGGCTACCTGCTCGGCGCGTGCCTGCCCGGCGAGGGCAACATCCGTACCCTCACCTTCGTGACGGCCCTGGTCGCTCTGGACGCAGGGCTGTGTCTCGTCGCGGCCCTGCGCCTGCGCCCGTACGCGGGCCACGGGTCGGTCCCGGTGACGGGTGGAACGGGCGTCAACCGGTCCTTCCGGGTGGCGTTCGGCAATCGGCACGTACGACGGCTGTGCGCGGTCGCTGTCATCCCGATGGGGACGTTCATCGCCCTCGCGACGTTCGTGCAGCCCCTGCTGGCCCCGGCGGGCGTCTCCGAGCCCACCGCCGGGCTCGTCCTCGCGCTGACGATGATCGCCGGTGTGGTCGGCTGTGCGGTCGTGCCCGTCTGGGCGGACCGGCGCGGCCGCGAGGTCGAGGTCATGGGTGCCGCGATCGCCGTCACCGCGATGGCCTGCCTGCATCTGGCCCTGGTCCCGAGCGCGCTGACAGCGTTCGTCACGCTCCTCGGGACCGGGTTCATGCTGCTTCCCGCCCTTCCCATCGGGTTGTCCTTGAGCGAGCGGCACGCGCCGGGGGCCGAGAGCACGGCGGCCGGGCTGATCTGGATGGCGGGCAACCTGGGAGGGGTCGTCCTGGCGACGGCGGTCGGACTGCTCGTCACCCGCCCCGCGCTCGCCTTCACGGCACTGCTGGGGGCCACCCTGGTCGCCCTTCCGGCCCTCCACTGGTTCCGCAGGCTCGAGCACCCGGTCGATCCCGTGGGGTGA
- a CDS encoding alpha/beta fold hydrolase, whose protein sequence is MGGPGDRLVLFCVPHAGGTAAAFNAWQALLGGAVEVRAMEHAGRGTRAAEPGYRSIGEAAKDFAAFVTAGAGGADWAVLGHSMGGLIAYEGVRLLQERGFRPARRLVVSACPPPQHGFGPVWGAGTSDAQVVDFLLRLGSIPPEIAASSDAMGYYVGLVREDARLTDAHRHRPPATPLNCPVTVLWGGADPVTEAFDPADWREAAGRPVDIRTLPDAGHLYITEQAARAADLVRADLLPAPTSGPSARAATGRPAVDTGVELYIDLLKRTLTNTVYEDPPLPSDWAPDTAYDPISRHAGLDWPSTAHTMVGLRRLDNVQYCVEQILADGVPGDFIETGVWRGGTSIFLRGLLRAHGVTDRRVWAADSFRGMPVVGPEGHPGDAELETHLLNDVMGVPLEQVRRNFEAYGLLDDQVRFLQGWFKDTLPTAPVRSLSLMRLDGDLYESTMDALTNLYPKLSVGGFVIVDDYLIKVCAEAVHDYRRANGIDDEIKDIDGYGAFWRRTR, encoded by the coding sequence ATGGGGGGTCCTGGCGACCGGCTGGTGCTGTTCTGCGTTCCGCACGCGGGCGGGACGGCGGCGGCGTTCAACGCGTGGCAGGCGCTGCTCGGGGGCGCGGTCGAGGTGCGGGCGATGGAGCACGCCGGACGCGGCACCCGCGCCGCCGAACCCGGCTACCGGAGCATCGGGGAGGCCGCCAAGGACTTCGCCGCGTTCGTCACCGCCGGTGCCGGCGGGGCCGATTGGGCGGTGCTCGGCCACAGCATGGGCGGGCTGATCGCGTACGAGGGCGTGCGGCTGCTGCAGGAGCGGGGATTCCGTCCGGCCCGTCGGCTGGTGGTCTCGGCGTGCCCGCCGCCGCAGCACGGCTTCGGGCCGGTCTGGGGCGCCGGGACGTCGGACGCGCAGGTGGTCGACTTCCTGCTGCGCCTCGGCAGCATCCCGCCGGAGATCGCGGCGAGCAGCGACGCGATGGGCTACTACGTCGGTCTGGTCCGCGAGGACGCCCGCCTGACGGACGCCCACCGACACCGGCCGCCCGCCACACCGCTGAACTGCCCGGTCACCGTCCTGTGGGGCGGCGCCGACCCGGTCACCGAGGCGTTCGACCCGGCCGACTGGCGCGAGGCGGCGGGCCGGCCGGTGGACATCCGGACACTCCCGGACGCCGGCCACCTCTACATCACCGAACAGGCCGCGCGCGCCGCCGACCTGGTCCGGGCGGACCTGCTGCCCGCACCGACCAGCGGTCCGTCCGCGCGCGCCGCGACAGGAAGGCCCGCCGTGGACACCGGCGTCGAGCTCTACATCGACCTGCTCAAGCGCACGCTCACCAACACCGTCTACGAGGACCCGCCGCTGCCCAGCGACTGGGCCCCGGACACCGCGTACGACCCGATCAGCCGGCACGCCGGGCTGGACTGGCCGAGCACCGCGCACACCATGGTCGGCCTGCGCCGGCTGGACAACGTGCAGTACTGCGTCGAGCAGATCCTCGCGGACGGCGTCCCGGGCGACTTCATCGAGACCGGAGTGTGGCGCGGCGGCACGTCGATCTTCCTGCGCGGGCTGCTGCGCGCGCACGGGGTGACGGACCGCCGGGTGTGGGCCGCGGACTCCTTCCGCGGCATGCCGGTGGTCGGTCCCGAGGGCCACCCCGGGGACGCGGAGCTGGAGACCCACCTGCTCAACGACGTGATGGGCGTGCCGCTGGAGCAGGTCCGCCGCAACTTCGAGGCGTACGGGCTGCTGGATGACCAAGTGCGCTTTCTCCAGGGCTGGTTCAAGGACACCCTGCCGACCGCCCCGGTGCGCAGCCTGTCGCTGATGCGGCTCGACGGCGACCTCTACGAGTCGACCATGGACGCGCTCACCAACCTCTATCCGAAGCTCTCCGTCGGGGGCTTCGTGATCGTGGACGACTACCTGATCAAGGTCTGTGCCGAGGCCGTCCACGACTACCGCCGCGCCAACGGCATCGACGACGAGATCAAGGACATCGACGGGTACGGCGCCTTCTGGCGCCGCACCCGCTGA